TATAAGTGTAGACCATAGTCAGATAATTTAACTCTTTTGTTTCCGTGTTGACCTGGAGCATAAGTTCTCTTTTTACCTTTTGAGAATTCTTTTCCAGTTTCTAATATAGAAAAACCGTAACGACGAGCTTTTTTAAATACAGGACCTGTATATCTCATAATTTTCCTCTCTTTGCATAAACATAAAAAGGGTTGTTTCCTAGTTATTGATCTAAATTTAATGATTTCAACATTCAGCTAGTTTACTATCAAATCAATATGAATATAGATTTTATTCACTATAAACAACTGCTGTAATATGCTTTTCAATTATATTGAATAAATAAAAAAAGCAAAATATTAAATTCTACTTTTATTATTATGTTTTTTAGATAAAAATTTTTTTATTAACTTAAAGATTTTGCTTGTTAAAACTTTAGCTTTGAATGTGTCAAAAAATGCAAATACTGGTTTGAATTTATAAACATAACAAAGGTTTGTGGTAACCTTGATTTTATCAGTGGTAAAATCATAATAAACGATTAATTCGTGATTTTTTGAATTTGATAATTTAAACAGGTAAAACTTACTATCTTCATAACTTAAAATCGCAGAACAATTTTGTATATTTTTCAATGGTTTATTTTTTACGAATTCTTTTGTAAATTCAATCAAATGGTCAATATTTTTAACAACTATTTTATTCTGAAAATTAACTTGTTTATACTGCCCAAAACACTCTATTATTCTATTGTGCTTAAACGACAATAAATTGTTTCGATTTAGATATGAATTTATCATTCAAATTAAACAAGTGATAAAGTAATGATTATTAAATTCATTTGAGTATTTAGGATTAGCTATGAAATTATTTTCATTGTATGCAAAAACATAGTTTGAATTTTTCAACAGATCTTTATATGTTGCTTCATCAAAATATTCTCAACCCACATTGTATTGACTCAATAATTCCTTAATGCCATTGTTGGCTGAGTGTGGAATTAAGACAATAAATTTTGAAATATCAACATGGGCCCTTTTGTATTCTTCTAAGTAAAAATCTAAATATATCATTGCCAATAAATTCGAATTAATTAGTTGGAATTTATTATTGATTCGAAGAAAAATATCTATCTTGTCAATTTCGTTTTGATGAATTATGCTTGATATTTTCTCACGAGTGAAATACGCTTCAAAAAAATATAGTAATGTTTTAATTTTTTTTATTGACAATGATTTATTTTTGGCGATAAAATCACTTGGATAATTTGTTAGTAATGATTTTGATATTTCGAAACTATTTAAATTATTTTGGTGAAACAAATAAGTTTTAGATTTATATCTTTGTCTTATGCCAATAAATGGTTTTAAAATTCCGCTTTTTGAAGTGCTTGAGTTTACAATTGTTTGATATTTTATGTTGTTAAATGACTGAGCAGTGGTGCTGTCGAATTTGAACACCATATTTTCATTGTAAGATTGAATAATTTTTTCAAGTAAATTTTTGTTTATTGATTGGAGATTTTTGTCTAATATTTTAATATAAGCATTTTGATTTTTTGAATCAATAAATATCTTAATAAGGTAATCTAATTCATTCGTTTTAAAGGCTAATTCGTCAATTCATAAAGATGAAGATACGGGTTTATCATAGGTATAAATTTGGTGTTTTTTTGTTTGCAAAAAAGCTGATAATTTGCGTATGTATTGATGTTGAGTTTTTCCTAAAATCGTAACTAAAATTTTGCTATTTTTATTAAGTGCGAGATCAATTGAGTAGGCTAAAAGCGTTAGTGATCCGTATTTAATAGGGGTTTTTTCGGTTACATTTTTGAAATATAATCTATCCGAATAAAGATGTAGCAAATCTTTCATATTTCCTCAATTAAGCTAATAAATCATTTTCATCATCATTTTCGTCAATGAATTCTTCATCATCGATTTCATCAACTTTATATTCTTGTGTTTGTTGTTTAATTAAATCTATTAGTTCAGAAGATTTTTTAGCTGATTCTTCATCTTCTTCCTCGCTCGACTTAATAACTTCAACGGCTTGAATTTTTTCTTTGTTTTTTAGGTTTATTAATTTAACACCTTTACCACTTCTGCCAATAGTTGAAATGTCTTTAATTAGCATTCTAATAGTTAGACCGCTTGTGGTAATAATTAATAATTCATCAGTTGGATTTACAAAACGAGCAAAAACAATGTTACCTGCTGATTTAGCATTAATACCTTTAACACCCTTGCCGCCACGTTTAATTAATCTAAATTCTTCATGGTGTGTTAGTTTACCAAAACCTTGTGAACCAATTGTCAATACTAATTCACCCTCAAGACTTGATGATGCAGAATTAACAATTTGTTCACTTGCTAGACTGATTCCTTTAACACCAGTTGCAACACGAGACATTGGTCTAATATCTTTTGAGTTAAATTTAACAATTCGATCTTCATTATTAGCAATCATAATTAATGATTCATCATTAACAACAAGCGCCCTAACTAATTCATCATTATCACGCAATTTAAAAGCGTATTTTCCATTAGCATTAATTGTTTGATAATTGTCAAGTGAGGTTTTTTTGATAACACCAAATTTTGTGACAGTGAATAAGAATTCTGTTTGTTTATATTCATTTATAGGTAGAATTGAAACAATTATTTCTCCATCTTTTGTGTTTAAATTTGGAACCAAGTTCACAAATGGCACGCCTTTTGATTGTTTTGATAATTCTGGAACTTCGTGAGCTCTAATTCTATAAACACGAGCGTGATTTGAGAATAATAATAAATCAGTATGAGTTGAACAAGTAATTAAAGAAGCAACATCATCGTCGTCATAGGTTTTCATTGTTGTAACACCAACACCGCCTCTTCTTTGAGTTTTATACTCCTCAAGATCAATTCTTTTTACATAACCTTTGGCCGATGTAGTAATCACAACTTCTCTTTTGTTAATTAGATCTTCATCAGTGATTTTATCACCAGCTTCAAAATCAATTTGAGTTCTTCTTGCATCACCGTATTTTTCTTTAACTAGTGTTAGCTCATCAATAATTAATTGAATTAATTTTGCATGATCAGCTAAAATTTCTTCGATTTTTGCAATTTCAGCCATCAATTCATTCATTTCTTGAATCAT
The genomic region above belongs to Mycoplasmopsis bovigenitalium and contains:
- a CDS encoding MAG5620 family putative phospho-sugar mutase; this translates as MKDLLHLYSDRLYFKNVTEKTPIKYGSLTLLAYSIDLALNKNSKILVTILGKTQHQYIRKLSAFLQTKKHQIYTYDKPVSSSLWIDELAFKTNELDYLIKIFIDSKNQNAYIKILDKNLQSINKNLLEKIIQSYNENMVFKFDSTTAQSFNNIKYQTIVNSSTSKSGILKPFIGIRQRYKSKTYLFHQNNLNSFEISKSLLTNYPSDFIAKNKSLSIKKIKTLLYFFEAYFTREKISSIIHQNEIDKIDIFLRINNKFQLINSNLLAMIYLDFYLEEYKRAHVDISKFIVLIPHSANNGIKELLSQYNVGWEYFDEATYKDLLKNSNYVFAYNENNFIANPKYSNEFNNHYFITCLIWMINSYLNRNNLLSFKHNRIIECFGQYKQVNFQNKIVVKNIDHLIEFTKEFVKNKPLKNIQNCSAILSYEDSKFYLFKLSNSKNHELIVYYDFTTDKIKVTTNLCYVYKFKPVFAFFDTFKAKVLTSKIFKLIKKFLSKKHNNKSRI